Below is a window of Paramagnetospirillum magneticum AMB-1 DNA.
CGCAACTGGCCGACCTCCGGAAGGGCAAGCGCCCCGACGAACTCAAAGCCATCGCCGAGCAGAAGGCCGAGGCCCTGGCGGCGCTGCGCCTGTCCGAGGCGACCCTGAAGCGCCAGGATATCCTGGCCCGCAACGACTATGCCTCCCGCGCCCGGCTGGACGAGGCCCGGGCGGCGCTGGAGCGCGACCGCGCCCAGGTCCGCCGGCTGGAGGCCGAATACCGCACCGCCCTGCTGGGCGCCCGCCCCGACGAGATCGCGGCGCAGGAGGCCCTGGTGGGGCAAAAGCGCCTGGAACTGGCCAAGGCCGACAAGCGGCTGCTCGACCTTTCCCCCAAGGCCCCGGCCGATGCCGTGGTGGAGAAGGTCTATTACCGGGTGGGCGAGTTCGTGCCCGCCGGTCAGCCGGTGGTGTCGCTGCTGCCGCCCGGCAACGTCAAGCTGGTGTTCTTCCTGCCCGAACCCCGGCTGGGGGCGGTGAAGCTGGGCGATGCCGTCGGTTACGCCTGCGACCGCTGCGCGGCGGGCGAGGCGCGGGTGTCGTTCATCGCCACCCAGGCGGAATACACCCCGCCGGTGATCTATTCCGTGGAAAGCCGCGACAAGCTGGTGTTTCGCGTCGAGGCGCGGGGCGCGGCGGCGGCGCCGCTGGCCCTTAATCCCGGCCAGCCGGTGGACGTTTCGGTGCCGGCCAGGTGAACGGCGCGGCTGCCATCGACGTCCAGGGTCTGGAAAAGCGCTTTGCCGGCCGCGCCGTGGTCCAGGATTTTTCCATCCTGGTGCCCCGAGGGCGCATCTTCGGCTTTCTCGGCCCCAACGGCTCGGGCAAGACCACCACCATCCGCATGCTGTGCGGGCTGCTCACCCCCGATGCCGGGCGCGGCACCTGCCTCGGTCTCGACATCTTGCGCCAGTCGGACGAGATCAAGCGCCGGGTCGGCTACATGACCCAGCGCTTCTCGTTCTACGAGGACCTGACCATCGCCGAGAACCTGGATTTCGTCGCCCGGGTCTACGGCCTGGACCGGCGCAAGCAGCGGGTGGACGAGGCGCTGGCCGATCTGGGGCTGGCCGAGCGCCGCAAGCAACTGGCGGGAACCCTTTCCGGTGGCTGGAAGCAGCGTCTGGCCCTGGCCGCCTGCGTGCTGCACGAGCCCGAGCTGCTGTTGCTGGACGAGCCCACCGCCGGCGTCGATCCCAAGGCGCGGCGCGATTTCTGGGACCACATCCACCGGCTGGCGGCGGGCGGCATGACCGTGCTGGTCAGCACCCATTACATGGACGAGGCCGAGCGTTGCCACGAGATCAGCTATCTCGCCTATGGCCGCCTGATGGTGCGCGGCACGGTCTCCGAGGTGATTCGGGGCTCGGGCCTGGTCACCTGGCTGGTGGAAGGCGACGGCGCCGACCGGCTGGCCTTGCGCATGGAGGGGCGGCCCGGCATCGCCATGGCGGCGCCCTTCGGCAACGCGCTGCACGTCAGCGGCACCAATTCGGCGGCGCTGGAAGCCGCCATCGCGCCGTGGCGCTCGGACCCCGCCCTGGTGTGGAGCCGCACCGAGCCCAGCCTGGAGGACGTGTTCATCCACCTGATGGGGCAGGCGGAGGATAATTTCCGATGAACGGCTCCGCGTCCCTCTCCTGGTCGCGCCTGATGGCGGTGATGATCAAGGAGGTCATCCAGATGCGCCGCGACCGCCTGACCTTCGCCATGATGGTGCTGGTGCCGCTGCTGCAACTGGTGCTGTTCGGCTATGCCATCAATTCCGATCCCAAAGGGCTGCCCACCCTGGTGCAGGTGCAGGAGGACGGTCCCTTCGCCCGCGCCCTGGTGGCGGGCTTGCGCAACTCCTCCTACTTCCGCATGGTGGGCGAGGTCCGCACCGAGGCCGAAGCCGAGCGGCACCTGGCCACCGGCGACGCCCAGTTCGTGGTGACCGTCCCACTGGGCTTCGAGGCCGCCCTGGTGCGGGGCGAGCGCCCGGCCCTGCTGCTGGAGGCCGACGCCACCGATCCGGCGGCGGCCAGCAATGCGGTGGCGGCGGCCGGCGCCCTAATGCGCACTGTGTTCGACGCCGAATTGACCGGCCCGCTGTCGTCCTTGCGCGGCCGACCCGATCCCGTCGATCTGCGGGTCCATCGGCGCTACAACCCGGAAGGAATCAGCCAGTACAACATCGTCCCCGGCCTGATGGGGGTGATCCTGACCATGACCATGGTCATGATGACCGCCCTGGCGGTGACGCGCGAGCGCGAGCGCGGCACCATGGAAAACCTGCTGGCCATGCCGGTGCGGCCCCTGGAGGTGATGGTGGGCAAGATCCTGCCCTATATCGGGGTGGGCTATGTCCAGGTGGTGGTGATCGTCGCCTCGGGCCGCTGGCTGTTCGGCGTGCCGCTGATGGGCAGCCTGACCCTGCTGTCGGTGGCGCTGCTGCTGTTCATCGCCTCCAATCTGACGGTGGGATTCACCTTTTCCACCGTGGCCAAGAACCAGCTTCAGGCCATGCAGATGAGCTTTTTCTTCTTCCTGCCGTCCATCCTGTTGTCGGGCTTCATGTTCCCGTTCCGGGGCATGCCGGTCTGGGCGCAGTGGGTGGGCGAGATCTTTCCGCTGACCCATTTCCTGCGGGTGGTGCGCGGCATCCTGCTGAAAGGCAACGGCATGGCGGAAATCTGGCCCGAGATGTGGCCGATCATCGCCTTCGTGCTGGCCAGCGCCCTGCTGGCCATGAAGCAGTACCGTCAGACGCTGGACTGACGGGCCTAACCTTTTTGTCATCCCGAGCGAAGTCGAAGGATCTCATCTTGGAGCGGCGTTTTCGAATCGGCACCGCTGCTCCGGGCGGAGATCCTTCCTCCCTTTGGTCGTCAGGATGACAAGCCTGTTCTTTCGACGGCCGCCATGAAACCGTTCACCGCACCTTGCTGACATAGGCGTTGACCTCGTCGTTCAGCGCCTCGACCACCTTGGACAGCGTCCGGGCGCTCCAGATGACGCGCACCGTGCCGCCGCAGGCCTGGGCGGTGGATTGCGACAGATGGGCGACGTTCTCCGAGACTTCCGAGGCTTTGGTCGCCACCTCGTCGATATGGGCCGAAATGTCGCGGGTCACCGCCTCCTGCTCCTGCACCGCGCTGGCGATGGCCGAGGCGATGCCGTCGATGGTGCGGATGGTGGAAACCACGCCGGCAACGCCGGTGGCGGCGGCCTGGGCGGCGCCCTGCACCGCCCCCACCTGGCGCGAGATGTCGTCGGTGGCGCGTGCCGTCTGATTGGCGAGATTCTTGACCTCGTTGGCGACCACGGCAAAGCCCTTGCCCGCCTCGCCCGCCCGCGCCGCCTCGATGGTGGCGTTCAGGGCAAGGAGATTGGTCTGGGCGGCGATGTCGTTGATCAACTGCACCACCACGCCGATCTGGCTGACCGAATCGGCCAGCCCGTTCATGCACTCCACCGTCTCGCCGATATCGGAGACGGCGGTCTGGGCCACCGAGGCCGACTGGGTGACCTGCTGGGCGATCTCGTTGATGGCCTGGGCCAGCTGCCGGGTGGATTCGGACACCGCCGAGGCCAGTTGAGTGGTGGTTTCCGCCGCCTCGCCCACGGTGATGGAACGGCCGCCGGCGCTTTCCGAACGGCTTGCCATGGTTTGGGCGGTGCGGCCGATGCCCGTGGTGGCGCTGGCCACCTGGGACACCATGTCGTGGACGTTCTTCTCGAAGGCCTGGGTCTGCTGGTCGCGGGCTTCCATGTCGCCCAGCACCTTGTTGATCATCTCGGCATAGGTGCGGTAATCGCCGCGCAGGCCCTGGAGGGGAATGTAGCGGAAGTATTCCTTGGCGCCCGCCCGCTTCATGGCGGCGCCGGTGTCCTTGGCGAATTCCTCGGTGAGGTCGAGCACATGGTTGAGGCCGTTCAGCATGCGGCCCAGTTCGTCCTGGCGGCCGATGCGCAGCACCCGGATGTTCAGGTCGCCCTGGGCGGCCTGGTGCGCGGTGGCGGCGCCGCGCTCGATCAGGCTCAGCACCGTCCTCACCTCGCGCAGGGCGGCCAGTGAGACCGCGGTCAGGAACAGTCCGGCCAGGACCAGCACCACCAGCGCGCCGCCGGCGAAACCGGCCCCGCCTTCCGTGGCGAACAGGCGCCAGATGGCGGCGGCGGCCACCAGTCCGATCAGGGCCACGGCGGTGCCGACAAGGAATGCGGCGGTATTGGTCCTGCCACGCAGCGACGGATTGGACATGCTGTTTCTCCTACCGGCTGATGGTCATGACCAGACGGTCATAGCTGTCGAAACCCAGATCGCCGATGGTCTTGACCAGGGCGGCGAAGCTTTGCTCCACGCCTTGCTTGCGGTCGGGGGCGGCGTTCTCGATGCCCAGCAGGGTCTCGTAGAGCGGCTTGACCGTGGCCACCGCCTCGGCCTTGGGGACGCGGCGGTTGGAATGATAGCCCACCATCTTGCCGGCCTGGTCGTAGCAGGGCGTTACATGGGCGAAGACCCAGTAATGGTCGCCGTTCTTGGCCCGATTGATCACATAGGCGAAGACCTCGTGCCCCTGGGCGATGCGGTCCCACAGGAACTTGAAGACGCAGCGCGGCATGGCCGGATGGCGCAGGATCGAGTGCGGCGCGCCCAGAAGCTCTTCCTCGGTATAGCCGCTGATGCCCAGGAAGACATCGTTGGCGTAGGTAATCTTTCCGGTCAGGTCGGTCTTGGAGACGATGACGTCGTCCCACTGGAAGGTCCTCTCCACATTGGTAAGCGACCGATCAATGGCCATGGCGAAGCCTTCCGTCAGGAATAATGATGCAAATCAGCGGGTTGAGCCGAACCGAGGTCGCGACTCCCCCCGCGGCTCATCCATCCGTCTCATGACGAAAGTGGAGCCCCGCCCGCAAGGTGTCAACCGGCATGAATTCTCAGTGCCATCTCTTGCCCTGTCCCCCGCCATGTGTCCCATTGACGTCATGGCGGACATAGGCTCCCATTCAACAGTCAAACGGGGTGGGGATGAGGTGAAAATGCGCCGCATTGTGCTGTTGTCGCTGCTCCTCTGCTTGCCGGCGGAGGCGCGGGAGGTGACCGTGGGCGTCGGCCTGTCCCTGTCGCCCTACGTGATTCCCGAGGAATTGCGCGGCATGGAATATGACATCGCCAAATCGGCGCTGGCCCTGGAGGGTCACGAGATGAAGCCGGTGTTCCTGCCGCTTGGGCGGGTGGCCAAGGCCTTGGATGGCGGCCAGATGGATGCCGCCATGACCCAGCGGCCCGGGACCCTGACGGGTCTAGTCTACTCGGACATCTATATCGTCTACCGCAACTATGCCATCACCCTGGCGTCCCGCCAGCTGAACGTCGACCGCCTGGAAGACCTGTCGGGAAAGTCGGTTCTGGCCTTTCAAAGGGCCACGAGCTATCTCGGCCCGGAGTTCAAGAAGGTGGCGGAGGCCAACCAGGCCTACCGCGAAGAGGCCAACCAGCTGATCCAGCCGCTGTTGCTTTACAAGGGCCGGGTGGATGTGGTCGTGGCGGATCGCAATATCTTCGACTGGTTCGCCAATCAGCCCGAGGTTCGCGACAAGGCCGACATCAGCCAGCCGGTGACCTATCACCCGCTGTTTCCGCCGACCGAATACCGGGTCGCCTTCCGGGATGTCGCCCTGCGCGACGCCTTCAATCGCGGCTTGGCCCGGCTGAGGGCCGAGGGCGAATACGACCGGATCATCGCCCGCTATTCCAAAGCCCAGGCGCCCGCGCTGTCGATCAGCGGGCCTTCGGGCGGATCGCGATGAAGGTCATGTCGTCGCGGCAAGGCTGATCGCCGCGCCACGCGTCGAGGGTGGCGAACAGCCTTTCCTTCTGCAGCTCCAGCGGCAGGCTGCCCAGGCCGGTCAGGGTTTCCAGCAGCCGTCGGCGGCCGAACAGCCGGTGGTTGGGGCCGCCCATCTGGTCGATCAGTCCATCGGTGTAGAGGTAGAACGTCGCGCCCGGCGTGATGGGGACTTCGTGGCAGGCGAAGGTCGCGTCGGGTGGGCTGTCGCGGTAGCCCAGGCTGCGGCGGTCGCCCCGGATCACCTTCATCTGGTCGTCGCTCCACACCATCAGCGGAAGATTGGCTCCGGCAAAGGTGGCGACGCCCCGGGCCCGGTCGAAGACGCAGATGGCGGCGTCCAGGCCGTCATCGGCGGGGGCGTCGGCCCGGTCCTGACGCAGGGCCGACTTCACCAGGAAATTGAGCAGGGCCAGGATCACCGCCGGATCGTCATGGCCGTGGTGATGGAGGATGCGGGCCAGAATGGACGAGACCACGGCGGTCATGAAGGCGCCGGGCACGCCGTGACCGGTGCAGTCCATCACCGCGACGACGGTCTTGTCGCCGAAGATGCCGGTCCAGTAATAGTCGCCGCCGACGATGTCGAAGGGGCGCCAGCCCACGGTGAACTCGTCCACCGCCCCTTCCAGCGCCGCCGTATCGGGCAGCAGCGCCGTCTGGATGCGGCTGGCGTAGCGGATGCCGTCGGAAATGAAGCGGTTGGCCTTTTCCAGCTCGGCATTGGCCCGTTCCACTCCGGCCTTTTGCTGCTCCAGTTCGTGGGTGCGCTCCTGAACCCGCAATTCCAGGTCGCGGGCCAGGGCGGCCAGGGCGCCTTCGGCGGTGTCGCGGCCGTCGAGTCCGCGCTGGGATTCGGCCAACAAGGCGTTGACGTTGCTGACCAGCAGCCCCAGTTCGTCTCCCTCGTGGCGGTGCGGCAGCTCGATGAGCGAGGCCCCGGGCCGGGCGGGGTCCACCTTGGCGATGGCGTGGCCCACCTTCAGCAGCGGCTTGGTGATCAGGCCGTAGAACACGGCCACCACCAGCAGGCACAAAATGACCGTACGGGCGGCGCCCGAAGCGGCGCTGGCGGTCACGTGGTCGAGATAGCGGCCAAGCAGCAGAGCGGGGTCGAGGCGCAGTTCCAGCTTGCCGACGTCGCTGGCGGAATCCTTCATCCGGGTCTGCAGCATCAGGGAATGCTGGGCGACGTCGCCGAACAGCCTTTCGGCCAGCCTGGGAAACGCGGTGACGCCCGGTGGGCGGCGGGTTTCGCCCAGCAGGTCGCCGAAATTGTCGGTGAGCCGAACCTCGGCCACCATGGGGTCCAGCGCCAGTCCGCTGACCACCTCGCCGGCCAGATCGTGGCTCAGCATATAGGCGGCCTCCACCGCCGTGCCGCGCACCAGGGCCAGATCGGCCTTGGCCACTTCGACCACCTCGCGGCGCATGCGCTGGTAATCGGCCGACAGGTCCCAGAATCCCGAGGCCGCTCCCAGGCCGAGGGCGATGACCAGCGTCGCCACCGCCTGCTTGAAGGAGAGGCCGCGGAATGTCCCGATGTGGCGGATCGGCAAGGGAGATGAAGACGCTGGAACGGTCACCGGGGGGGGGGCTCTCGGGGGATAATCAGTAGAGTCCATGATAACCGAGGCAGGCGGTCTGTCACGCGCATTCGCGGGCGGCGGGGGCCTGGTCAGGGACCGGAGTCCCATGCCTTTACTTTTGTCCTATGCTTGCTGAACAAGCATCAACCTGCCGTGGACGTGTCACTCAAGTGAACCGCCAGGCCGCCCCATTCCGAGCGCCCGAAGTCGAGAGCGAGACCGCTCAAGGTCGCCAGATCGGCGACGATGGCCAGGCCCAGGCCCGAACCCGGCACGCTTTCGTCCAGGCGGATGCCGCGCCGTGCCGCCGCCTCGGCCTGCTCGGGCGACAGGCCCGGCCCGTCATCCTCCACCCGGACCGACCCCGGGCCGGCGCAGACGCGGACTCGGGTCTTGGCCCATTTGCAGGCGTTGTCCATCAGATTGCCCACCATCTCGGCCAGATCGTCGGCCTCGGCGGCGAAAAGGGCGTCGGGGGGACACTGGATGGCGATCTCCAGGCGGCGATCGGCGTGGACCTTGCGCATGGCTCCGGCCAGATCGGCCAGCAAGGGGGCCAGCGCCGTTTGCCGCCCCATTCCGCGGGCCGACGAGGCTTCCGAGCCGGCGCGGGCCAGATGCAGGTCGATCAGGCGGGTGACCCTTTCGATCTGCGGCGCCACGCCGGGCAGGGTGCCGCATTCGGCGCGCAGCACCGCCAGGGGAGTCTTCAGGGCATGGGCCAGATTGCCCAGGTGGTTGCGGGCGTGGCGGATCAGGTTTTCGTCGTGGTCCAGCACCCGGTTCATGGCGGCGACCAGGGGGGCGATCTCGCGGGGGTAGCCGCCGCCGAGGCGGGTGCCGCCACGGGTCAGCTGGCCCAGCTCCGCCTCCAGCCGCCCGAGGGGCTTGAGGCCATAGCCCACCTGCACCGCCACCGCCACCAGCAGGCCCAGGCCGAGGCCGCCCAGGGACAGGGCCAGCAACAGCCGGAACCGGCGGATCTCCTCCTCCACCTCGGCGCGGTCGGCGGCGACGGCCACGTGCAGGCGCCGCCCGTTGTCGCCCAGCACCAGATCGCGCTCCAGCACCTCCAGCTTCTGGCCGCGCGGCCCGTCCTCGCCGCGGGTCTGGACGGCTCCCGGCTGGCTGTCCGGGGCGATGGTCAGGGCCGCATCCCACAGCGAGCGCGAGCGCATCTGCAGGGCCGCGCCGTCGGATACCTGCCAATACCAGCCGGAATAGGGCTGTTCGAAGCGCGGCTCGCCCGCCGGGCGGCCCACGGTGACGGTTCCGCCCTCGGCCAGGTCCACGACCGCCAGCAGGGTGCGCAGATGGGTGTCCAGTCGGCGGTGAAAGGCCTGCTCGGCGCTGTCGGCGAAGGCGTGGCCAAGAACCCCGCCGCCGACCCCCAGGGCGAGCAGCACCCAGGCCCCCGCCCCCAGGATCAGGCGGCGGCGGAGGGAATCACGGGAGGCCATCCATCGCCTCCATGCGCCAGCCCTGGCCGCGCAGGGTGTGGATCACGTCGACGCCCAGCTTGCGGCGGATGCGCGCCACCAGCACGTCCAGCACGTTGGAATCGGGGTCGGCGTCGCGGTCGTAGACATGCTCCACCAGTTCCGAACGGCTGACCACCCGCCCCTGATGGTGGGCGAGGTAGGACAGAATGCGGAATTCCTGGGCGGTCAGGGCGATGGGCAGGCCGGCACGGCTGACCCGGCCGCCCACGGTGTCGATGCGCAAGGGGCCGCAGGTGATCTCGGGCGAGGCATGGCCGGCGGCGCGGCGGATCAGGGCGCGGACGCGGGTGACCACCTCTTCCATCTCGAAGGGCTTGGTGACGTAGTCGTCGGCTCCGGCGTTGAAGGCCTGGGACTTCTCCGCCCAGCGGGCGCGGGCCGTCAGCACCATCACCGGCATGGCCCGGCCCGCCTCGCGCCAGCGGCCCAGCACGCTGATGCCGTCGATCTTGGGCAGGCCGAGGTCGAGAATGACCGCGTCATAGCTTTCGGTGTCGCCCAGGTGCCAGCCATCCTCGCCGTCATAGGCGGTGTCGACCGCGAAGCCCGCCGCTTCCAGGGCACGTTCCAGCGCCAGGGTCAGTTGCGGCTCGTCTTCGACGACCAGGACTCTCATCGCTTCTCCTTGACCTTGAGACGGGTGCCGTCGGCGGCGTCGTAATAGAGCTTGAGCAGGCGTCCATCATGGGTCAAGCGCTTGATCTCGTAGACCGGGCGGCCGTGCTTGTCCTCCAGCTCGGCCTCGATCAGCTCGCCGGGATAGTCGCGGTCGACCTGTTCGAGAATCCGCGACAGCGGCAGGATCTTGCCCGCCAGCACGGCCCGGCGGATGCGGTCGTGATCCTCGCCCGCCGAAACGGGGAGGGAGAGCAGCATGAACAGGGCGGTCAGAATGATCTTCATGTCCGAAATCTTCGTCCCTGCCCCATGAACGGCGGATGAACCGGCGGGTCACGTCCGGTTCAGGGGCCGAAGCTCATCCTCTCCCCAGATGAGTTCACCCACAAGGAGTTCCCTCCATGCTGACCCGTATGATTATCCACGGTCTGCTGGCCGCCATGATCGTCGCCGGGGGCGCCTATGCCTATGCCGCCACCGTGCAGCCGGTGTCCATTTCCTTTCACCAGGAGCACCACTGATGAACGCCCGTTGGGAGTTTCGCCTGCTTCGCCTGTGGCACGCCGCCCTGGCCGGAGGCTTTCTGGTGGCCTATGTCACGGCCGACGAGGACACCTATGCCATGCATGTCTTCGCGGGCTATTGGGTGGTGGGCGCCATCGCCCTGCGACTGCTCCTGGC
It encodes the following:
- a CDS encoding HlyD family secretion protein produces the protein MKRLACILCLLPALALAEPLRLQGYVEGEYVRVAPTGAGTLAGVEVREGERVTAGAPLFALDTLVERAVRDQAVADLERAEAQLADLRKGKRPDELKAIAEQKAEALAALRLSEATLKRQDILARNDYASRARLDEARAALERDRAQVRRLEAEYRTALLGARPDEIAAQEALVGQKRLELAKADKRLLDLSPKAPADAVVEKVYYRVGEFVPAGQPVVSLLPPGNVKLVFFLPEPRLGAVKLGDAVGYACDRCAAGEARVSFIATQAEYTPPVIYSVESRDKLVFRVEARGAAAAPLALNPGQPVDVSVPAR
- a CDS encoding ABC transporter ATP-binding protein, with the translated sequence MNGAAAIDVQGLEKRFAGRAVVQDFSILVPRGRIFGFLGPNGSGKTTTIRMLCGLLTPDAGRGTCLGLDILRQSDEIKRRVGYMTQRFSFYEDLTIAENLDFVARVYGLDRRKQRVDEALADLGLAERRKQLAGTLSGGWKQRLALAACVLHEPELLLLDEPTAGVDPKARRDFWDHIHRLAAGGMTVLVSTHYMDEAERCHEISYLAYGRLMVRGTVSEVIRGSGLVTWLVEGDGADRLALRMEGRPGIAMAAPFGNALHVSGTNSAALEAAIAPWRSDPALVWSRTEPSLEDVFIHLMGQAEDNFR
- a CDS encoding ABC transporter permease, producing the protein MNGSASLSWSRLMAVMIKEVIQMRRDRLTFAMMVLVPLLQLVLFGYAINSDPKGLPTLVQVQEDGPFARALVAGLRNSSYFRMVGEVRTEAEAERHLATGDAQFVVTVPLGFEAALVRGERPALLLEADATDPAAASNAVAAAGALMRTVFDAELTGPLSSLRGRPDPVDLRVHRRYNPEGISQYNIVPGLMGVILTMTMVMMTALAVTRERERGTMENLLAMPVRPLEVMVGKILPYIGVGYVQVVVIVASGRWLFGVPLMGSLTLLSVALLLFIASNLTVGFTFSTVAKNQLQAMQMSFFFFLPSILLSGFMFPFRGMPVWAQWVGEIFPLTHFLRVVRGILLKGNGMAEIWPEMWPIIAFVLASALLAMKQYRQTLD
- a CDS encoding methyl-accepting chemotaxis protein yields the protein MSNPSLRGRTNTAAFLVGTAVALIGLVAAAAIWRLFATEGGAGFAGGALVVLVLAGLFLTAVSLAALREVRTVLSLIERGAATAHQAAQGDLNIRVLRIGRQDELGRMLNGLNHVLDLTEEFAKDTGAAMKRAGAKEYFRYIPLQGLRGDYRTYAEMINKVLGDMEARDQQTQAFEKNVHDMVSQVASATTGIGRTAQTMASRSESAGGRSITVGEAAETTTQLASAVSESTRQLAQAINEIAQQVTQSASVAQTAVSDIGETVECMNGLADSVSQIGVVVQLINDIAAQTNLLALNATIEAARAGEAGKGFAVVANEVKNLANQTARATDDISRQVGAVQGAAQAAATGVAGVVSTIRTIDGIASAIASAVQEQEAVTRDISAHIDEVATKASEVSENVAHLSQSTAQACGGTVRVIWSARTLSKVVEALNDEVNAYVSKVR
- a CDS encoding PAS domain-containing protein → MAIDRSLTNVERTFQWDDVIVSKTDLTGKITYANDVFLGISGYTEEELLGAPHSILRHPAMPRCVFKFLWDRIAQGHEVFAYVINRAKNGDHYWVFAHVTPCYDQAGKMVGYHSNRRVPKAEAVATVKPLYETLLGIENAAPDRKQGVEQSFAALVKTIGDLGFDSYDRLVMTISR
- a CDS encoding substrate-binding periplasmic protein, which produces MRRIVLLSLLLCLPAEAREVTVGVGLSLSPYVIPEELRGMEYDIAKSALALEGHEMKPVFLPLGRVAKALDGGQMDAAMTQRPGTLTGLVYSDIYIVYRNYAITLASRQLNVDRLEDLSGKSVLAFQRATSYLGPEFKKVAEANQAYREEANQLIQPLLLYKGRVDVVVADRNIFDWFANQPEVRDKADISQPVTYHPLFPPTEYRVAFRDVALRDAFNRGLARLRAEGEYDRIIARYSKAQAPALSISGPSGGSR
- a CDS encoding SpoIIE family protein phosphatase, which encodes MTVPASSSPLPIRHIGTFRGLSFKQAVATLVIALGLGAASGFWDLSADYQRMRREVVEVAKADLALVRGTAVEAAYMLSHDLAGEVVSGLALDPMVAEVRLTDNFGDLLGETRRPPGVTAFPRLAERLFGDVAQHSLMLQTRMKDSASDVGKLELRLDPALLLGRYLDHVTASAASGAARTVILCLLVVAVFYGLITKPLLKVGHAIAKVDPARPGASLIELPHRHEGDELGLLVSNVNALLAESQRGLDGRDTAEGALAALARDLELRVQERTHELEQQKAGVERANAELEKANRFISDGIRYASRIQTALLPDTAALEGAVDEFTVGWRPFDIVGGDYYWTGIFGDKTVVAVMDCTGHGVPGAFMTAVVSSILARILHHHGHDDPAVILALLNFLVKSALRQDRADAPADDGLDAAICVFDRARGVATFAGANLPLMVWSDDQMKVIRGDRRSLGYRDSPPDATFACHEVPITPGATFYLYTDGLIDQMGGPNHRLFGRRRLLETLTGLGSLPLELQKERLFATLDAWRGDQPCRDDMTFIAIRPKAR
- a CDS encoding sensor histidine kinase — protein: MASRDSLRRRLILGAGAWVLLALGVGGGVLGHAFADSAEQAFHRRLDTHLRTLLAVVDLAEGGTVTVGRPAGEPRFEQPYSGWYWQVSDGAALQMRSRSLWDAALTIAPDSQPGAVQTRGEDGPRGQKLEVLERDLVLGDNGRRLHVAVAADRAEVEEEIRRFRLLLALSLGGLGLGLLVAVAVQVGYGLKPLGRLEAELGQLTRGGTRLGGGYPREIAPLVAAMNRVLDHDENLIRHARNHLGNLAHALKTPLAVLRAECGTLPGVAPQIERVTRLIDLHLARAGSEASSARGMGRQTALAPLLADLAGAMRKVHADRRLEIAIQCPPDALFAAEADDLAEMVGNLMDNACKWAKTRVRVCAGPGSVRVEDDGPGLSPEQAEAAARRGIRLDESVPGSGLGLAIVADLATLSGLALDFGRSEWGGLAVHLSDTSTAG
- a CDS encoding response regulator transcription factor, giving the protein MRVLVVEDEPQLTLALERALEAAGFAVDTAYDGEDGWHLGDTESYDAVILDLGLPKIDGISVLGRWREAGRAMPVMVLTARARWAEKSQAFNAGADDYVTKPFEMEEVVTRVRALIRRAAGHASPEITCGPLRIDTVGGRVSRAGLPIALTAQEFRILSYLAHHQGRVVSRSELVEHVYDRDADPDSNVLDVLVARIRRKLGVDVIHTLRGQGWRMEAMDGLP
- a CDS encoding PepSY domain-containing protein; translated protein: MKIILTALFMLLSLPVSAGEDHDRIRRAVLAGKILPLSRILEQVDRDYPGELIEAELEDKHGRPVYEIKRLTHDGRLLKLYYDAADGTRLKVKEKR